Genomic segment of Esox lucius isolate fEsoLuc1 chromosome 15, fEsoLuc1.pri, whole genome shotgun sequence:
AACAGGATTATGCCACACAgctcaatccaatgacaaagatccTCAAAAAGCACACTTCTACTATAGCAACTAAAACATTCACTGTTACGGCGAGTATTCCTGGGTTACTGCTTGTCTTGTCCGTAGCTCTGTGATTTCTAGGAATGAATGCTTATAATTTAGTGGGCGTGTCCAGGAAGCTGGTTCAGGCACGGGTGACTGTCCCACTCTGCCTGAAGAGGTTCTAGCGAGCTCCAAGCATCACCAGACCAGACTCTCGTCCTCCTCGCTCCTTCTTTGTGTTCTTCACTACTCCTACACCGCGATTTCGTCATAGCCGTGGAAGCCGCACTTTTTGCCGGCCACCTGGCAACCGAACGTGAGAGCTTCTTGTAGCCCCTCTCCTACAATATGAGATGGGTTAGACCGTTTCCCAATTGGGTGTACCTTTGGATGTGCAAATAGCAACAATGATGACCATCTCACCATTCGATAGGGTGTAGATCACGGATGCATTGAACGTGTCGCCGGCTCCGAGCGTGTCCACAAGGACCTCTGGGGCAAAGGCATCCGAGTGGACGACCGTGCCATCAGGACCCATACCATCTGCGCCTTTTTCGGCCCAGGCACATATGAGGACGGCTCTGGAACACAGGAAGCCAACTTAGGGTTTGTCAGTCGAAGTTTGGCCACCCCATTTTATTGGCCGTTTCAAGCGGGTTTGGAGGAGTAAATCATCAAGCTCGAAATATGAAAGCACTGGAAAACAATGGCACACTTAGCTACTATTGTACCCCTGCAGCTAGCCCCACACCGCCTTGTATAGAAATGtatgcagtttaaataaaaataaataataaaaaaaaacatttaaaaaatgttacatttgaaaTCGGTTTTGGAAAACCTACgaataaaaactgtaaaaagaATATTCTAACTGCTGTTGGACATGCCAATAGTTGGAGTTTCTACACCACAGTACGTGACGGCAGACATTAAGTCAAATATAACACACTGTAGCAGAACACGATGAgttgacaatgtttttaaattactCTGCTGAACCCACCACCTTCACACCTTCTTTTCCCCATTCCCCCATTGTCATGTCTGTCAATCTGACTGTGTGTCCCCCCTGTCCATCTCTGAGTCCATCTGTGTCCGTCTTTCTGTGACTACTCACCCTTTCTTCACTCTGCAGTAGAGGCCCTTCAGAGCGCTGGGGGCAGACTGGAAGCCGAAGTGCAGCGCCACGTCCTTACTGACAAACACCTGGATAGGATTTTATTGTTAATACCAGCAAGGACGTAACCAGTATTCATAGGAAGTCATCATTCATCTGTGCCTGTTATTCAAACGATGTAATACATGCATTGTTATTGCTTACACTGTACCACAGTATTAATTCACTGCCAGATCTAGGCCTTAAGTCACTGATCCTCATGCAGTAGACAAGGACGTCTCACCACATCACCGTACTGGAAGAGCTGGTATAGTGGCTCCCTCGTCTTCTCAATCTCCACGGACACAGTGATCCGTTGTTGCTGTGGCAACGTGCTGTTATGCTGCTCCACGAGCTGGATCATCTTCACCTGCTCCTCAGCGTTACGACCCTGGAGCAGACGTGACGGACATGTGACGGACCGAACGTCTGTCATTCCAAACTGTTAAAACCGCATATGAATCACACGGGATCAATCTGCCTTTCTTGCCTTCGCGCTGGTCTTTTCTAACAGGAACAAGCTTTATTGCGGAGGGTGCTCGCAACCACTGCGATAAGTGGTGGCCTCCTCGAGCTATCTTGGGGCGGAATGCCCTTACTGTTTGCGACTCAAGAGAAACGCAGGTGCTGGATGACTAAAATGCGCAAAATGGTTGATCCTGATTGCatattgttatggaaattttgaactaaggtacatttgagaaatgtctgtctttccattggctggtatgtagatctttactgttgctgtgacacacatgtctgtataatatcagaggattattaggtatttgggccatgttctcctgcctagacaaagaagggtgtcagtcctttctgttccttaggaatgtggtccttggggggaagtaaggtcagttgggccctttaggtaaacacaacagtaaacattatggcaggaaggatgaggtgggggggggggacagccctccctttggGTTAAAGCCTATGTGAcacgagacagatgggcaacaacttaccacaccccttttaactgtaataaatacagactgttGATGTATTAAGGTAGAGattcctcagatgattatgtttgtaagcgtctgacgcgtctctcttatttgcaaataattaataaaactgttaaattgtgccaagagaattttgtctctgttcttatcgatgaaattgccatcacaatctATAGCAGGTTATTCCGTATCGTCCATGCTAACATCTGTGTGAACTAACCTCCCAGTGGATCCACTTATACTGATTTAGCTCTACCTGGGAGAAGTCTGCCGCTGACACATCAGGCAGGTTTCTGAGGAAACGGGAcgaaagaaaaaagacaaagaaattgGAAGGGGAAGACTCAGTTCCGTTATTAAATAGTTACTAACTAAACTACACAGGTAATACGTGTTGATACGCAACGGAAGAAGATCATTTAAGCTCATGGGGAGCGGAGGGTGCCACAAATACCTCATGGAAATGACATTGCATAACATTACCTTATCAATGCATGATCACCCACACTGTGACAACACATCAAGCATGCCGCGATCAAATGGGTAATGAGAATTAGATAGGAATCCCCGAATTAACCCATGCAGCGCCACTGCAGAAAGGCAACAACAGACCAGCCCCTAATCTCACGTTTGTGCAAAATACTGGAACAGTCCTGGAACTGACAAAGAAATCTGCAAGGGTATGACGGTCACATAACGCACGTCGAGGCCGAAACCAAGCTCACATTCACAGGCAACCGTTTGATGACCTACAGCAGTGGTTGTCCAATATTCCTCGGGGGAACCTGAGCCCGGTCTGGGTATTTGAACAACTCCTGAGcttgcacacctgattcaacttatCCACTTATCCTCAAACCCTTGATTGTGGAACGTCAGGGGTTCCCCCGACGGGAggtttgaaaaccactgctCAACAGCTCTAACAGCGTCTGCCTATGTCTCTAGTCCAATTCAGTGGAGCCCCTACTCCTGATTAACACTGCCAGTCTCTATGACACCTCTAACCTACTGCAGTGGAACAGCTACCCCCGTATTAGAGCCAATCACGGCACCACTGGATTTCACCGCAAATGCTCCGCCACGGGCGTGTCTTACGTGTCGGAGAGCACGACCGTGCGTGAGCCGCTGGCGGGACACACCACGCAACATGCACACGGAGTCTCGCCTTCTTGCTGCCAGGCAACGGCGGAAATGTCCACCCCGCGGCGCACAAAATCGCCCACGATGAAGCTGGCAGagcagggacacagacagacagacagagagacagacagacgcgaGCCTCGGTGAGTCCAATGAAAGTGACAATACCGGCCGGTTCTTGTTACGAGTAAATAATGACAATAACAGCCGTAATCCACAGCACACGCTGTGCCTGCCctaaagagagggagagcggtGCATGTGCTGCAGACCGGGAGACCAGGGCGTAACCTATGGCAACGTCTGAGAAGCAGCACCTGGGAGAGGGTAGAGCATTGTGGGTAAATGGGGACGGGTTTCCATCTAGTGGCAATGGCAGGGATAAAAGCAATCACTTGAGTCTGTAAATCCAAAACCGCCCACGTGCTCCATTTTCATGACTTTTCGACCAAACTCAGAGGGTGACAACCAGAGTGTGTGGAGGGGATCAATAGACCCAGAAATGTGACTCAGTGTTAAATGAGCAAATCCCTCCCGTTACGTTATACAAGATAAAACCTCagtaacaataaaacatttaatttaggacCTATTTCATATTTTGCCAATTGTCAAACATTTAAATCTGACTACAAACAAATGCATGGGCCTAATAATTAGGCACACCCCTGCATTATTCTGTGTAAGATTTTGCAAACAGAACTTTACTTCAAACATATAGCACTGCTAGGAGGAAGAAGCATCCCACACACTCTAGAAATGTCaccctcagctttgggacacgTGCACAAATGGAGGAGGTGCACAAATGGAGGAGGTGCACAAATGGAGGAGGTGCGCATCCCTGCGCAAAATGAGAGTTGAGAGGACAGGGCGATTTGGGATTCAGCCAGTGGCGTGTGGGTGAGGTTTTAGGAGACAAATGAATTGTCTGAATTTAACCTACTCAAAgagcaaacgcacacacacacagacacacacacacacacacaggtggtgGCAGGTGTTTGcatgaacacacaaataaaaacggATCAATGGTTCaaactcaaaaacacacacacactcactcacaacacacacaaacctgttcATGTGTAGGATGGTGCGCGTGCCCGTGGTCACATTGCTTATGACCATAGAGGCAGGGAAGGAGCAGTGTTCGTGTTCTGATAGGAGAGAGATGTCAATCTGATACTTCTTAAAGTCATCTAGTACAAAGCTGTGGGATATAATCACTGTATGAATCAGAGAGGAAtctagagaaacagacaggtagTGGTTTTTGTTCTCTCCAGGAATGGaacaactgaaataaatattcataacaaacttgaaacatttattattaatttattatctCTTTCTATCTAAACACAAATAAGTAAGAtgaaagaataaaatatgtacaCACAATATGTAATAATGTTCCTATGCACAATGCATTGCGGAGTGCCTGGACCCAGCAATCAGTCGTGGTATATTGACAAAATGCAACAAACCACAGAGATAACTTATTGCCATTATTAACGGTATAATATATATCACGTGACAAACTCACAGTCCGATATGAGTTTGTCACATGTGATATCAGTTAAGTTACTGCAAGGTACTTACTCCGCAACATGTCCAGGGGCTAGCGACCCCATGAACGCGCACGGAGCCCCAAGGAGAGATAGCACCGTGCACGAGTTGGACGCGTTTCCGCCACGCTGCCATCGTTGGGACAAACACCTATACGCGTGCGCAGAGAAATCGATTAAGGGCAGGCATTTGTAATGAACCGACACTGCTATATCCCTTAATTAAACCCTGTTAGGCCAAACATAATTACAATTCCAAGAAGTTTGTACGCTTTCAGAGCGTTTTTACTGCCCTCCGAAAAATCTATAATGTGTGGTTTTCAACAGTAGCCTAGCCGAGAGAAAAAACAACGGCCATGTTAGCGGTAGATAAAGTTTGATTTGAATACTGTCTCAGTCCACTGTCGTTGATGACGATGGCTGCAAACGAAACGCTTGGTCGAGTGGGAGATCCGTTTGCCTATAAAAACGCCCCTTATTACGAcgtttttgtaaaatgtaaaaaaaataatgttaacCAAAAAAGTGCATAGGTACATTGAACCGTTGCTCGTTCTGTGATCTTAATAAAATCGTGTGCGTATTTTTAGGGCGATGCAATTAAAACTATATATGCAATGTTGTGTTTGCATTCAGTTCGAAACATCACTAACCTGCTGTCAGTGTCCTCTTCCGGATATTGATCCAACTACGTTTGATAATATCTAAGACATACCAGCCCAATGCACAGTATCTTTTTGTCGCCCATGTTCCCCGAGTGAATGTCAGGACTTTGGACTTCGGATACAATTGCCCATGACCACTTATTTGGTCTTTGAACCCCCAACAGGGTCTAAACTATCCCGCACGTCCTCAGCTCAGTGGCTGAGCCTATGTTACGGAGGTAATGGCTGCACTACTCCCCGAGGAAGTTACAGATTATAACCGAAAGATGGTGCTGTTggaattacatattttattttacatgcaGGCACCATGCATGGTTAAGATACTGCAGTActtatgaaaaaataaataaaaatctttaTGGCTATTGTGCGAGTATTGGAAAGATGCAAGTGCTTTTTTTCTTTGCCACCAATTTATACATGTGCTCTAATTAATATAGGTCAGAAGGACGATATGATATTTCTCTGGTGTATTTAAAATTATGTTTCATGTCTAATTTCATTTGTAACACGATATGTCTGAATTAGGTCGTTGAGAATTAGGAATGACCTGTTCTACAAGCTCAGAATGCGCAGCTGTTGCTCCGGCGACCAGAGGAACTAACGTTCTGCTACGGTACAATGATTTGTTACATGTTCGTTAAACAATGATCAACAGAGTGTCGCAAGTGCTATGCAGAATGGCATATATTTTAATCTCTCTAGTCTAGAGGCACGCAAATGTACTCGGTAAGTGTAATACATGTCTGCATATTTCCTttgaatatgtgtgtttgtgtttctgtaagtAGCTATGCAagtcttttatttttcttttgttaacAGGCTAAGTCTACTAAAACTTTGGACAATGGTCCCACTGAAGTTGGCAGTCTAGATGTACAAATTATAGAAATGAAATGCAGCCCTCTCAGAATAACATCACAGAATAAAATGTACCACTCGATTAAGAAATATATTCTGTATGTAGGTATTTATCTATcagttttattttgaagataTTTAGGTCATATTACttctaacatttaaaaatattagaCCTCACTTTCTATAAATAATTATGGAAGGCACATATTTGTATGAATGGACA
This window contains:
- the khk gene encoding ketohexokinase isoform X3; translation: MLRKHEHCSFPASMVISNVTTGTRTILHMNSFIVGDFVRRGVDISAVAWQQEGETPCACCVVCPASGSRTVVLSDTNLPDVSAADFSQVELNQYKWIHWEGRNAEEQVKMIQLVEQHNSTLPQQQRITVSVEIEKTREPLYQLFQYGDVVFVSKDVALHFGFQSAPSALKGLYCRVKKGAVLICAWAEKGADGMGPDGTVVHSDAFAPEVLVDTLGAGDTFNASVIYTLSNGEGLQEALTFGCQVAGKKCGFHGYDEIAV
- the khk gene encoding ketohexokinase isoform X4; this encodes MGSLAPGHVADFVLDDFKKYQIDISLLSEHEHCSFPASMVISNVTTGTRTILHMNRNLPDVSAADFSQGRNAEEQVKMIQLVEQHNSTLPQQQRITVSVEIEKTREPLYQLFQYGDVVFVSKDVALHFGFQSAPSALKGLYCRVKKGAVLICAWAEKGADGMGPDGTVVHSDAFAPEVLVDTLGAGDTFNASVIYTLSNGEGLQEALTFGCQVAGKKCGFHGYDEIAV
- the khk gene encoding ketohexokinase isoform X1 — translated: MGSLAPGHVADFVLDDFKKYQIDISLLSEHEHCSFPASMVISNVTTGTRTILHMNSFIVGDFVRRGVDISAVAWQQEGETPCACCVVCPASGSRTVVLSDTNLPDVSAADFSQVELNQYKWIHWEGRNAEEQVKMIQLVEQHNSTLPQQQRITVSVEIEKTREPLYQLFQYGDVVFVSKDVALHFGFQSAPSALKGLYCRVKKGAVLICAWAEKGADGMGPDGTVVHSDAFAPEVLVDTLGAGDTFNASVIYTLSNGEGLQEALTFGCQVAGKKCGFHGYDEIAV
- the khk gene encoding ketohexokinase isoform X2 — protein: MGSLAPGHVADFVLDDFKKYQIDISLLSEHEHCSFPASMVISNVTTGTRTILHMNSFIVGDFVRRGVDISAVAWQQEGETPCACCVVCPASGSRTVVLSDTNLPDVSAADFSQGRNAEEQVKMIQLVEQHNSTLPQQQRITVSVEIEKTREPLYQLFQYGDVVFVSKDVALHFGFQSAPSALKGLYCRVKKGAVLICAWAEKGADGMGPDGTVVHSDAFAPEVLVDTLGAGDTFNASVIYTLSNGEGLQEALTFGCQVAGKKCGFHGYDEIAV